The stretch of DNA GGGCAGCGGCAGCCGCAGGTTTCATGCTAGCGAACGATCTATTGATCGTTACAGGTGCTTTGGTTGGTTCATCTGGTGCGATCCTGTCTTACATTATGTGTAAGGCGATGAACCGTTCATTTATCAGTGTTATCGCTGGTGGCTTCGGCCAAGAAGTGGTGATTTCTGGTGATGAAGAGTATGGCGAGCATCGTGAGATCAACGCAGAAGATGTGGCGGATATGCTGAAAAACGCGAAATCAGTCATCATCACTCCGGGATACGGCATGGCAGTGGCACAAGCTCAATACCCAGTGCATGAAATTACTGAAAAGCTACGAGCTCAAGGTATCGAAGTTCGCTTTGGTATTCACCCAGTAGCGGGTCGTCTGCCTGGTCATATGAACGTACTGCTAGCAGAAGCGAAAGTACCGTACGATATCGTACTGGAAATGGATGAAATCAACGATGATTTCCCACAAACAGACGTAGTATTGGTCATCGGTGCAAATGATACAGTAAACCCAGCGGCTCTCGAAGATCCAAACAGCCCAATCGCTGGCATGCCAGTATTGGAAGTGTGGAATGCGAAAGACGTAATCGTGTTCAAGCGTTCGATGAATACGGGTTATGCGGGTGTTCAAAACCCACTGTTCTTTAAAGAGAACACGCAAATGCTGTTTGGCGATGCGAAAGAAAGTGTAGACGCAATCGCGAAAGCACTATAATCTGTGTTTAAATCTTTGAAAGGCCAGCGTAATGCTGGCCTTTTTTATTCGCTTGAACTTAATTAGAAATACAAAAAGTTGAAGTTCGGTTAAAATTGACATGAATATTACACATTGTGCATCTAGTGTTGCCATAATCCGCACGCTGATGGTAACTCGCTGATTTGATAAAATTGCCTTGAAAATAGCCAAAACAAAATTATTAGTATGTCTTTTTACCTTCGTTGCAATGGGGCAGGGCAGACACCTTACCTGAGCGTATTGATAAATTTGTAAATTTATTTAAGACTTCTCAAGCGTCAGTTTCTTACGATGTGCGGGTGCTACAATCTGACTATCCCACGCGGCTTATCACGCCGCAGTCAATGCTCCCTCAAACATCCAGTTATCCGTTAGAGGATATTCAAAGGCTGTACAAACTTTCGGTTTCTTGTAATGGAAAACTGCCACTGAGTCCTTTAGTGACAGAACCTTTGGTGTTTACTCGTGCGATGTGTAAAGGCACAAAGCTTAATCCGCGCTGGTTTGCACGGAGTGCATTAATTCACCCTGGTGGCGGTACTTACGCAAATCGTTACATTGTCACTCATCCGGAATTGACGACTGAGCTTGAGCAATACATGCATATTAAAGAGCGACCGTTAGCGGATAAAAGCACATTGCTTGGTCGCTTGCAGCGAATGGGTGAAGATTCAGTGACATCACTGATCTCAGGCGCAAGTATGTTCATGGAAGGTGATGAATTATGGTTGCGTAAAAATGACAACTATTATGTTTATCCTGAATCGTTGTGGAGCGCTAATGTCGCTGAAGCGGGACTTAGCCTGAATTTGACTTCTGAATCAGAGGCATGCTTTGTACAGCGAGGCAACATTTGTTGGGATGTTGAAGATCACGCAGACATACTAAAAATTAGTATGGCTGCTTTGGTCGTCGTCAACATTCTTTTGGTTGCGGGTTGGTCGCTATACCGTTGGAACGCTAAACGACAAGAGATGCGCAGCCGAATGTTAGTACTGCAAATCCTGACGCATGAATTACGTACACCGATCGCCAGTTTGTCGTTGACCGTAGAGGGATTTCGACGAGAATTTGAGGACTTACCAGAATCCGTTTATGATGAGTTTAGACGGCTGTGCGAAGACTCAAGGCGTTTACGTCAACTTGCTGAAGCGAGTAAAGATTATTTGCAATCAGACAATAAACCACTGGCAACTGAATGGGTTCCTTCGGTCGCGGAGTGGTTAGAATTTAAGGTTGAGGAAGAGTTCGATCAACAAGTCGAATTTGTCATCGACCATGATATCGCGGCAAAACTTAATGTGTACTGGTTAGGTACATGTCTCGATAACCTAGTAAGAAACGCGGTTAAATATGGAGTTAAACCGATAAGATTGGATGTGAAAACCTCTAATCAAAAAATTATGTTCAGCGTAATCGACCAAGGGCAACTTACACACAAAGATTGGCGTGAGTTGCGTAAACCCTTTGTAAGCAAGAGTGGTTTAGGTTTGGGTTTAACGATTGTTGACTCTATGGTTGGCCGAATGGGAGGGAAAATGAAGCTCATTGGTCCACCAACAACGTTTATATTGGAGATACCTTGTGAAACAGACACTGCTTCTCGTTGAAGACGACAAAAATTTAGCTGATGGCCTTTTGGTTAGCCTAGAACAAGCAGGGTATGAATGCTTCCACGCTGAAAGCATCGCGGAAGTAGAACAATATTGGGTCAAATCTGATCTAGTGATTCTAGACAGACAACTACCTGATGGCGACTCAGTATCTCAACTTCCTCAGTGGAAAGCACTAAAAGATATTCCAGTGATTTTGCTAACAGCACTGGTCACAGTAAAAGACAAAGTGACGGGCTTAGACGCTGGCGCGAACGACTACCTAACAAAACCTTTTGCTGAAGCAGAACTATTCGCGCGTATTCGAGCGCAATTACGTACGCCTGATGGTCAAGAAGATGATACCAAAGTGCGCACCGAGAATTTGTTGATTGATAAAAGCACGCGAGAAGTTTTTTTCAATGACCAAATGATTACATTAACGCGTACCGAGTTTGATTTGTTGCTATTTCTTGCGAGCAACTTAGGCCGCGTATTTACGCGTGATGAATTGCTGGACCACGTTTGGGGCTATAACCATTTCCCGACAACTCGTACCGTTGATACTCACGTGTTGCAACTACGCCAAAAACTACCTGGCTTAGAAATCGAAACACTACGTGGTGTTGGTTACAAGATGAAAGCATGATTAAAAATCTAGTTTTATTGTCAGGTGCACTGCTTAGTGCACCTGTTGTTTCTCAGTCTCAGGTTT from Vibrio taketomensis encodes:
- the pntB gene encoding Re/Si-specific NAD(P)(+) transhydrogenase subunit beta; the protein is MSAGLVQAAYIVAALFFILSLAGLSKQDSARSGNYYGIAGMAIALIATIFGPDAQGFGWIIVAMVIGGAIGIFYAKKVEMTEMPELVAILHSFVGLAAVLVGYNSYLDAPEIANAALLAPSELHAHHVIHLVEVFLGVFIGAVTFTGSIVAFGKLRGVISSSPLNLPHKHKMNLAAIVVSTLLMIYFVKADGSMFALIIMTLIAFAFGYHLVASIGGADMPVVVSMLNSYSGWAAAAAGFMLANDLLIVTGALVGSSGAILSYIMCKAMNRSFISVIAGGFGQEVVISGDEEYGEHREINAEDVADMLKNAKSVIITPGYGMAVAQAQYPVHEITEKLRAQGIEVRFGIHPVAGRLPGHMNVLLAEAKVPYDIVLEMDEINDDFPQTDVVLVIGANDTVNPAALEDPNSPIAGMPVLEVWNAKDVIVFKRSMNTGYAGVQNPLFFKENTQMLFGDAKESVDAIAKAL
- the vxrA gene encoding sensor histidine kinase VxrA, encoding MQWGRADTLPERIDKFVNLFKTSQASVSYDVRVLQSDYPTRLITPQSMLPQTSSYPLEDIQRLYKLSVSCNGKLPLSPLVTEPLVFTRAMCKGTKLNPRWFARSALIHPGGGTYANRYIVTHPELTTELEQYMHIKERPLADKSTLLGRLQRMGEDSVTSLISGASMFMEGDELWLRKNDNYYVYPESLWSANVAEAGLSLNLTSESEACFVQRGNICWDVEDHADILKISMAALVVVNILLVAGWSLYRWNAKRQEMRSRMLVLQILTHELRTPIASLSLTVEGFRREFEDLPESVYDEFRRLCEDSRRLRQLAEASKDYLQSDNKPLATEWVPSVAEWLEFKVEEEFDQQVEFVIDHDIAAKLNVYWLGTCLDNLVRNAVKYGVKPIRLDVKTSNQKIMFSVIDQGQLTHKDWRELRKPFVSKSGLGLGLTIVDSMVGRMGGKMKLIGPPTTFILEIPCETDTASR
- the vxrB gene encoding response regulator transcription factor VxrB, whose product is MKQTLLLVEDDKNLADGLLVSLEQAGYECFHAESIAEVEQYWVKSDLVILDRQLPDGDSVSQLPQWKALKDIPVILLTALVTVKDKVTGLDAGANDYLTKPFAEAELFARIRAQLRTPDGQEDDTKVRTENLLIDKSTREVFFNDQMITLTRTEFDLLLFLASNLGRVFTRDELLDHVWGYNHFPTTRTVDTHVLQLRQKLPGLEIETLRGVGYKMKA